The nucleotide window GCGGTAAGAGCGACAACAATCACCATAATCGGGCTGACAATCCCAGCTTGTACAGCAGCTTCCCCAATAATTAAACCTCCTACAATACCGACAGTTTGACCAATGGGACGAGGGAGACGATTCCCCGCTTCACGTAATAACTCGAAAATCATTTCCATAATGAATGCTTCGATGAAACCGGGAAAAGGAACACCTTCCCGTGCTCCTGCGATGGAAAGCGTTAATGTTGTAGGAATCATTCCTTGATGGAAGGAAACCATAGCGATATATAAGGCCGGTAAAAAAAGGGAGAAAAAAGCGGCCACATACCGAAGGATACGAACAAAAGTACCTAACATCCAACGTTCATATGTATCCTCTGGTGATTTGAGTAATTGGTGAAACGTTACCGGAGCCAGAATGGAAAAAGGCGTTCCATCTAACAGAATAGCCACCCTTCCATCTGTTAACGCTTTAACCGTTCGATCCGGCCTTTCGGTTTGTAAAACTTCCGGAAAAGGCGAAAATGTATTTTCTTCCATAAATTGTTCCAATGTCCCCGTTTCAAGTACTTCATCGATATCAATACAAGCCATTCGATATCGAACTTCCTCCACCAAATTGGTGGTGGCAATACCTTTTAAATAACAAATAGCAAATTCAGTTTTCCCTCGGCGCCCCACATTAGAAATTCGGACCGTTAAATTCGGATCGTTGATTCTTTTGCGCAATAGCATAAGGTTTACTCGTAACGTTTCATTAAATCCATCCCGGGGGCCTCGAATGAGAATTTCTGTTTCAGGCTCATTGATCCCTCGGTCAGGATATCCTTCAGCATCTAAAACCATCAACTGAGCCATACCTTCGATTAACAACAATGTTTCCCCACGCATAACTGGAAGAATGGCCGCATCAAAAGTGCTATAGAACGAAACACCGGAAATCGTCAATACTTCTTTCTGGATATATTCTAAATCCTTATCGGTAAACAAAGTGGATGTTTCTTTGTCGTTGAATTGTACAAGTGGCTTAATAACGTTCTCTTCCAATACTTTTTCGTCACATAGTTCTTCAATATAGAAAAGAACAGCAGGAACTCTGTGGCCAATGGTTAACTCTCTTTGAATAACATCATCACTCTCACCGATTATGTTCTGAACTGATTTTACGTTTTGGGAAAGACGCTCAGAAACCCGGATATCATAGCCATGTCGACTGGTCTCTCTGTTACATTTCTTATGCCGTTTCTTCAACACGTCCGAACCACCCCCCTATGAATGACTGTCCTTTCTTTCTAATTTTTCATTCGACATATAATTTCGGATCTTCGCATCTATCTCTACATCGATATTTGCTTTTGAGAAAGCTCCACCCTCTCCATCCCAGTCCTCATTGGTC belongs to Salicibibacter cibi and includes:
- a CDS encoding spore germination protein produces the protein MLKKRHKKCNRETSRHGYDIRVSERLSQNVKSVQNIIGESDDVIQRELTIGHRVPAVLFYIEELCDEKVLEENVIKPLVQFNDKETSTLFTDKDLEYIQKEVLTISGVSFYSTFDAAILPVMRGETLLLIEGMAQLMVLDAEGYPDRGINEPETEILIRGPRDGFNETLRVNLMLLRKRINDPNLTVRISNVGRRGKTEFAICYLKGIATTNLVEEVRYRMACIDIDEVLETGTLEQFMEENTFSPFPEVLQTERPDRTVKALTDGRVAILLDGTPFSILAPVTFHQLLKSPEDTYERWMLGTFVRILRYVAAFFSLFLPALYIAMVSFHQGMIPTTLTLSIAGAREGVPFPGFIEAFIMEMIFELLREAGNRLPRPIGQTVGIVGGLIIGEAAVQAGIVSPIMVIVVALTAISNFSIPTYSAAISFRLLRFTLMIAAAFFGLYGIMLVYIAINIHLVGIRSFGSYYTSPFAPYNFADLMDAIVRFPITVLRKRPREPRKADGYRQPPKNKH